A region from the Parasphingopyxis sp. CP4 genome encodes:
- a CDS encoding DUF1491 family protein: MSARITSKTLVSALRRRVEAAGGHAMVLTKGDEISGAVILALASRGVVSGLRERGLAPDGSYQWVTAGPDDAEDPAAVSAYIERRRNFDPDIWVVELDVEEPEAWLDEFIGAS, encoded by the coding sequence ATGAGCGCGCGCATCACCAGCAAGACCCTGGTCTCGGCGCTGCGGAGGCGGGTCGAGGCGGCAGGCGGCCATGCCATGGTGCTGACCAAGGGTGATGAGATTTCCGGCGCGGTCATACTGGCGCTGGCCAGTCGCGGAGTCGTCAGCGGCCTGCGCGAACGCGGGCTCGCGCCAGACGGCAGCTATCAATGGGTCACGGCCGGGCCGGACGATGCGGAAGATCCTGCTGCGGTATCGGCCTATATCGAACGGCGGCGCAATTTTGATCCCGATATCTGGGTGGTCGAGCTTGATGTCGAAGAGCCCGAGGCCTGGCTCGACGAATTCATCGGGGCCAGTTAG